The proteins below are encoded in one region of Enhydrobacter sp.:
- a CDS encoding branched-chain amino acid ABC transporter permease has protein sequence MLTEAGSDLTVAPQASKERRAAARARPFRRVLPYLEIGALAVALILPLALGDRTDLVTLATNILILSMLAISFDLCWGLAGIMSFGQALFFGVSGYVIALVGRDLDFSELWATLPLAMLVGLALSGLFAAFLLLGRKTPSIIFVAFGTLTGSYAAERLVSGWQYVGAGNGLSSVKLLKLGAYEFVEGDAFYFLALGLLLLVYLGARFFKQSQLGLVLAGMRQNEERLAFLGYRVQLFKALLFSFAGMVAGLGGALYSYHQGFIGPGNMGPGLSTTAVVYCLLGGSGTLIGPILGTAVVEGLSYALSDIAAIRHIWPVVLGLVLLLVVMFQPRGIVGLFVSDRERIGAYGRRRRAG, from the coding sequence ATGCTGACCGAGGCGGGCTCCGATTTGACCGTTGCCCCGCAAGCCTCGAAGGAACGGCGAGCGGCGGCCAGGGCGCGGCCGTTCCGTCGTGTGCTGCCGTACCTCGAGATCGGCGCGCTCGCGGTCGCGCTGATCTTGCCGCTCGCCCTGGGCGATCGCACGGACCTCGTGACTCTGGCGACCAACATCCTGATCCTGTCGATGCTCGCCATCAGCTTCGATCTCTGCTGGGGTCTCGCCGGCATCATGAGCTTCGGCCAGGCGCTGTTCTTCGGCGTCTCGGGCTATGTGATCGCGCTGGTCGGGCGCGACCTCGACTTCAGCGAGCTGTGGGCGACCCTGCCGCTGGCGATGCTGGTCGGTCTTGCCCTGTCGGGGCTGTTCGCGGCCTTCCTGCTGCTCGGCCGCAAGACGCCCAGCATCATCTTCGTCGCCTTCGGCACGCTCACCGGCTCCTATGCCGCCGAGCGCCTGGTCTCGGGCTGGCAATATGTCGGCGCCGGCAATGGCCTCTCCTCGGTGAAGCTCCTGAAGCTCGGCGCCTACGAGTTCGTGGAGGGCGACGCCTTCTATTTCCTCGCGCTCGGGCTCCTGCTCCTCGTCTATCTCGGCGCGCGCTTCTTCAAGCAGTCGCAGCTCGGCCTGGTGCTGGCCGGCATGCGCCAGAACGAGGAGCGGCTGGCCTTCCTCGGTTACCGCGTGCAGCTCTTCAAGGCCCTCCTGTTCTCCTTCGCCGGCATGGTCGCCGGTCTGGGCGGCGCGCTCTACAGCTACCATCAGGGCTTCATCGGCCCGGGCAACATGGGGCCGGGCCTCTCGACCACCGCCGTCGTCTACTGCCTGCTGGGCGGCTCGGGCACGCTGATCGGTCCGATCCTCGGCACGGCGGTGGTCGAGGGCCTGTCCTACGCGCTGTCCGACATCGCGGCCATCCGGCACATATGGCCGGTCGTGCTCGGCCTGGTGCTGCTGCTCGTGGTGATGTTCCAGCCGAGGGGCATCGTCGGCCTGTTCGTGTCCGACCGCGAGCGCATCGGCGCCTACGGCCGGCGCCGGCGGGCGGGTTGA
- a CDS encoding substrate-binding protein → MGASALGAAGWIAAGGGWLLAPKGARAADAIRMGIATDITGAIAPSGNADWQVAQFTVERINKGGGILGRQIELYLEDTASDPKIAVGNVRKLIQERKVNVVLGGITSAMRQAIKDPIVNRGRTLYIYPQLYEGKECTKYLYCTGPTPAQQCDKLIPYLIKTLGKKRFAMPSANYVWPQLLNKYARKLIEENGAEVVFEEYYPLDQAEYSATIGKIRDGKVDCVFNTVIPPGLQPFMKQLYESGFQKRGGALACVYFDENLLNYLPAEEMDGLYSCLDYFQAVDDPFSKELQAEYSKRFPNTKYLFTAGSAATGMYRGIKLYEVAVKATNGDLKREAVSAAYDKAKIDEGPGGGAEVVPGHMHCKMNMYIAQCKVDAGKPRYEIISSAKMVDPKEC, encoded by the coding sequence ATGGGGGCAAGTGCGCTCGGCGCCGCCGGGTGGATCGCCGCCGGCGGCGGCTGGTTGCTGGCGCCGAAGGGAGCGCGAGCAGCCGACGCCATCAGGATGGGCATCGCCACCGACATCACCGGCGCGATCGCGCCGTCGGGCAATGCCGACTGGCAGGTCGCGCAATTCACGGTCGAGCGGATCAACAAGGGCGGCGGCATCCTCGGCCGCCAGATCGAGCTCTATCTCGAGGACACCGCGTCGGATCCGAAGATCGCCGTCGGCAACGTGCGCAAGCTCATCCAGGAACGCAAGGTCAACGTCGTGCTGGGCGGCATCACCTCGGCGATGCGCCAGGCGATCAAGGATCCGATCGTGAATCGCGGCCGCACGCTGTACATCTATCCGCAGCTCTACGAGGGCAAGGAGTGCACCAAGTACCTCTACTGCACCGGACCGACACCGGCGCAGCAGTGCGACAAGCTGATCCCCTATCTGATCAAGACGCTCGGCAAGAAGCGCTTCGCCATGCCCTCGGCCAACTATGTGTGGCCGCAGCTCCTCAACAAGTACGCACGCAAGCTGATCGAGGAGAACGGCGCCGAGGTCGTGTTCGAGGAGTACTACCCGCTCGATCAGGCCGAATATTCGGCGACGATCGGCAAGATCCGCGACGGCAAGGTCGACTGCGTGTTCAACACCGTCATCCCGCCGGGCCTGCAGCCGTTCATGAAGCAGCTCTACGAGTCGGGTTTCCAGAAGCGGGGCGGGGCGCTGGCTTGCGTCTACTTCGACGAGAACCTCCTGAACTATCTGCCGGCCGAGGAGATGGACGGCCTCTATAGCTGCCTCGACTATTTCCAGGCGGTCGACGATCCGTTCAGCAAGGAGCTCCAGGCGGAGTATTCCAAACGCTTCCCCAACACGAAGTATCTGTTCACCGCGGGATCGGCGGCGACCGGCATGTATCGCGGAATCAAGCTGTACGAGGTCGCGGTCAAGGCAACCAACGGCGATCTGAAGCGCGAGGCGGTGTCGGCGGCCTACGACAAGGCCAAGATCGACGAGGGTCCCGGTGGCGGCGCCGAGGTGGTGCCAGGCCATATGCACTGCAAGATGAACATGTACATCGCGCAGTGCAAGGTCGACGCCGGCAAGCCGCGCTACGAGATCATCAGCAGCGCCAAGATGGTCGATCCCAAGGAATGCTGA
- a CDS encoding branched-chain amino acid ABC transporter permease yields MGDEVKLAFDLLAFISVMVLIVLGLGIIASMMGIFNFAHGEFVLLGAYTVYLFQSSGWSGWAGILAAPVVLAVVGLVLERLVIRRFYAAPIIAMLGTYAIGLIIRETVRALLGGQYQSIDEPLSGVFTLLGFNFSVWRCVIVLTTICIIAATWLFLARTSLGLQVRGALENPNLARACGISTSKLYAMTFAFGAALAGLAGALIVPLYQLSADIGTRFLVQAFLSVMLGGVGTFEGPVLGAAAVGGMAAGLPWIVIPVLADPLVFVIALAIVKFRPQGFITQGRL; encoded by the coding sequence ATGGGCGACGAAGTCAAGCTCGCGTTCGACCTGCTAGCCTTCATCTCGGTCATGGTGCTGATCGTGCTCGGGCTCGGCATCATCGCCAGCATGATGGGCATCTTCAATTTCGCCCACGGCGAGTTCGTCCTTCTCGGCGCCTATACGGTCTACCTCTTCCAGAGCAGCGGATGGTCCGGCTGGGCCGGCATCCTCGCCGCGCCGGTCGTGCTGGCCGTGGTCGGCCTGGTGCTCGAACGGCTGGTGATCCGGCGCTTCTACGCGGCACCCATCATCGCCATGCTGGGGACCTACGCGATCGGCCTCATCATCCGCGAGACGGTGCGCGCCCTGCTGGGCGGCCAGTACCAGTCGATCGACGAACCGTTGAGCGGCGTGTTCACGCTGCTCGGCTTCAATTTTTCGGTGTGGCGCTGCGTGATCGTGCTCACGACGATCTGCATCATCGCCGCCACATGGCTCTTCCTGGCGCGCACATCGCTCGGCCTGCAGGTCCGCGGGGCGCTCGAGAATCCCAACCTCGCCCGGGCCTGCGGGATTTCGACCAGCAAGCTCTATGCCATGACCTTCGCCTTCGGCGCCGCGCTTGCCGGCCTTGCCGGCGCGCTGATCGTGCCGCTCTACCAGCTCTCCGCCGACATCGGCACCCGTTTCCTGGTGCAGGCCTTCCTGTCGGTCATGCTGGGCGGCGTGGGCACCTTCGAGGGACCGGTGCTGGGCGCCGCCGCGGTCGGCGGCATGGCGGCGGGACTGCCGTGGATCGTGATCCCGGTGCTGGCCGATCCGCTGGTGTTCGTGATCGCGCTCGCGATCGTGAAGTTCCGGCCGCAGGGATTCATCACTCAAGGGAGGCTCTGA